The following are encoded in a window of Patescibacteria group bacterium genomic DNA:
- a CDS encoding calcium/sodium antiporter, translated as MFLSYLIFAFGFVLLVAGADWLIKGSSSLAKKFGLSEIVIGLTIVAFGTSAPELVVNIVSSLHGSGELVVGNIIGSNIANIALVLGLAGLIAPLAIEKNLVRKDIPLGILGVGAIYFLAVKNSGAFVLGRFAGVILILGFVIFLWLIYRSVQNKKSESTTIAAIIEQEKLSLGRALFFAVSGLAALTIGGQSVVSSATEIARTLGVSEKLIGLTLVAVGTSLPELVTSVVAVWKKKVDLAIGNVIGSNVFNVFWVLGASALINPIHFAANATTDLLVLTGLSLILLTASFIGKKYTLERWQATILLTSYCGYIGFIIWRG; from the coding sequence GTGTTTTTGAGTTATTTAATTTTCGCCTTCGGCTTCGTCCTCCTCGTGGCGGGTGCCGACTGGCTCATCAAAGGATCCAGCTCTCTGGCGAAAAAATTCGGTCTGTCGGAAATCGTCATCGGGCTCACCATCGTCGCTTTCGGCACGAGTGCACCCGAGCTGGTCGTGAATATCGTGAGCTCACTCCACGGTAGCGGCGAACTGGTCGTCGGCAACATCATCGGTTCGAACATCGCGAATATCGCGCTCGTGCTCGGACTGGCCGGGCTCATCGCTCCGCTTGCAATTGAAAAAAACCTCGTCCGAAAAGATATTCCGCTCGGCATCCTGGGTGTCGGGGCAATTTATTTTTTGGCGGTAAAAAATAGTGGTGCATTTGTCCTGGGGCGTTTCGCCGGTGTGATTTTGATTCTCGGCTTCGTAATTTTTTTATGGCTGATTTACCGGTCGGTGCAAAATAAAAAATCTGAATCCACCACCATTGCGGCAATCATCGAACAGGAAAAGCTGAGCCTGGGTCGCGCGCTGTTCTTCGCTGTGAGCGGGCTCGCCGCCCTCACAATCGGCGGACAGTCCGTCGTCAGCTCGGCAACTGAAATCGCCCGCACTCTTGGCGTGAGCGAAAAACTAATCGGACTAACCCTGGTCGCGGTCGGCACGAGCCTGCCCGAGCTCGTCACGAGCGTCGTCGCCGTGTGGAAGAAAAAAGTCGATCTCGCCATCGGCAATGTCATCGGCTCAAATGTGTTTAATGTTTTTTGGGTGCTCGGCGCGAGCGCCCTCATCAATCCGATTCATTTCGCGGCGAACGCCACGACCGACCTGCTCGTACTCACAGGGCTCAGTCTGATTCTGCTCACTGCAAGCTTCATTGGTAAAAAATACACACTCGAACGCTGGCAGGCGACAATCTTACTCACGAGCTATTGCGGCTACATCGGCTTCATAATTTGGCGCGGTTGA
- a CDS encoding DUF5320 domain-containing protein — translation MPNRDGTGPAGKGPRTGRGQCAPKKVAAKKLTKK, via the coding sequence ATGCCCAATCGAGACGGAACCGGCCCCGCCGGGAAAGGTCCACGCACCGGTCGCGGTCAGTGCGCGCCGAAAAAAGTTGCTGCGAAAAAACTCACCAAAAAATAA
- a CDS encoding DUF134 domain-containing protein, with protein sequence MPRPEIPRRVRGRFAVSYFKPAGVPLRELAEITLRHDEVEAIRLKNIEKLDQTAAAAKMKISQSTFQRILARAHQKIATAICTGKAIRIEK encoded by the coding sequence ATGCCGCGCCCCGAAATTCCGCGGCGCGTGCGCGGTCGTTTTGCCGTCTCTTATTTCAAGCCGGCAGGCGTGCCGCTGCGCGAGCTTGCGGAGATTACTTTACGACACGACGAAGTCGAAGCGATTCGCCTGAAAAATATTGAAAAGCTCGACCAAACTGCGGCGGCGGCGAAAATGAAAATTTCGCAATCGACCTTTCAGCGTATTTTGGCGCGCGCACACCAAAAAATCGCGACGGCGATTTGTACCGGGAAAGCGATTCGAATTGAAAAATGA
- a CDS encoding GIY-YIG nuclease family protein produces the protein MFYVYILRSIPFPDQTYIGFSANLKSRLVDHNSGKSKHTVKFKPWQLKNYFAFLDEKSARQFEQYLKTGSGRAFCHRHFK, from the coding sequence ATGTTTTATGTCTACATTTTGCGGAGTATTCCCTTTCCTGATCAAACCTATATCGGGTTTTCGGCAAATTTGAAAAGTCGGCTTGTCGACCACAATTCCGGCAAGTCGAAGCACACCGTCAAGTTTAAACCCTGGCAACTCAAAAATTATTTCGCATTCTTGGACGAAAAAAGCGCTCGCCAATTTGAACAATATTTAAAAACCGGATCTGGGCGAGCTTTTTGCCACCGACATTTTAAGTAG